The Cryptomeria japonica chromosome 9, Sugi_1.0, whole genome shotgun sequence DNA segment AGTTGTTGGACCATCTCTAGTTATATTAAAATGCTCTAAAGGGAGAAATCTTCAATCTTAAAAATGGCACTTTCGCATCCCAAGTAATATTACATCACTTTTCAGTGGGGCAACTCTGGGAATGAATTTTCTCAAATATTTCCCTTTCATAAAACTTTCTGGTCCTTTGATATAATGCCAGTGCAATAAAGCAACCCAAAAGACTTACTGCAGACATGATAAGAAAAGTTAGTCTGAAGCATTGTGAACCATGGCATGTTAGCTCTGACGATTCAGCTAAACCTACAATATGCACAATTTTTAAATGTCTCTGTTTCTCTGCCTCTGAATCATATAGATAACCAGCAACTTTTACTGAAAGAACATATGAACCAATGGGACTTGCAGTGGCAATTGCGTTGAATAAGGTACCAAAATGTTTAAGTCCGAAAATTTCTGAAGTTGTTGCAGGCATCAGAGACCATTGACAACCATAGCAGACACCAATTACTACCGAACCTGCATACAGGGCACCTGGCAGGCCTGATGCCATGATTAAATGCCCACCACTCATTACTAGCAAGGTTATGGCTATGAATATGGGCCTTGCACAACCTTTTGAGTGCAAAAATGTTTCAGATACAAAACCAGCTCCAAAACGGCCCAGAAAATTCCATATGCTCCACAAAGACACTAACGTGCTAATCTCTGTAGATGTGTAAGCAAGAGATGAGCCTATCTGACTCATATTGTTGATTGTAGTAAGACCTGAACCCATGCCACATGCCATTGATACAAAAAGAAGCCAGAAATCTACAGTTCCCATTGCTTGAATGAGATTgaagttttgtcctcttttcagatTCCCGCCATTTACTTGAGGTACATCATTGGAACCATCTGAGCACATCTCTGCATCTTGGATCTGTTTTATTTCAGAATACATTAGACTCCTTGATGGGAGAGCTCTTTGCTTTCTTTGGGAGTCTACCTCAGCAATACCGGAATCAAACCCAACTACACTTTCTGGATGCCTTTTCTCTGCAACTTCTGCTTGGCAGGGGATTTCTTCTGGGTAGTTTTCTTGTGAAATTAATAGTGGTGTAGAAAGAGGCACAACTGGAGAAAAATCAAGTTCAGACTTAATAGCCACTAACATAGGGGATAGCAGAATGATGATAAGAACCAAACAAATGATCAAATAACTCAAGGAGTCCATAAGCAAGACATTCTCAAATATGATAGCTGCCGTTAGGTAAGAAGCAACTATCACTGCAATGGCAGAAAACCAGTCCAATGTTTTCTTCCCATCATCTTCATGAGTTGGATATATCCGTAGTACAAACATAAGCAGTACAGACACAAGTGTGGGCAACCAAAGAAGCATGAAGAGATATGAACTTTGATCACCCTCGTACACCATATGATAAATTTGTACAAGTATAGCACCACTTAATCCAAGGAAACCCTGCGTTTAGAATACAATAGTGCTTGGCTTAGAATGTGAAAAACACAATTCATATTTGCTAATATTCTGAATGCATAAAACCATAAAAAGAGATATGACCATCAAGACAAGCAAAAATGGGAATTTCAAAATATTAGAAAAACATAAGGTATAAGTGAAGAAGAACTAAAGTGCCAACGAGAGTGAACCTTATTTGTCTTAGCATTTTAATTTTTCTATTCTCCAAATTATAAAGGGAAACTCCCTAAGACCTGACTAAACTTAAAAC contains these protein-coding regions:
- the LOC131029759 gene encoding protein NUCLEAR FUSION DEFECTIVE 4, encoding MEKLAEKLWRVIKSKWFVIVAGVWIQCTSGSSYTFGLYSETLKSNLNYDQSTLDTISWCKDIGANIGILSGFVYGISYPWVVLLAGALQNCVGYGMIWLSVTHRIHRPALWQTCVYMFLAAHAQTFFNTAVVVTSVNNFPTYRGTVIGLMKGFLGLSGAILVQIYHMVYEGDQSSYLFMLLWLPTLVSVLLMFVLRIYPTHEDDGKKTLDWFSAIAVIVASYLTAAIIFENVLLMDSLSYLIICLVLIIILLSPMLVAIKSELDFSPVVPLSTPLLISQENYPEEIPCQAEVAEKRHPESVVGFDSGIAEVDSQRKQRALPSRSLMYSEIKQIQDAEMCSDGSNDVPQVNGGNLKRGQNFNLIQAMGTVDFWLLFVSMACGMGSGLTTINNMSQIGSSLAYTSTEISTLVSLWSIWNFLGRFGAGFVSETFLHSKGCARPIFIAITLLVMSGGHLIMASGLPGALYAGSVVIGVCYGCQWSLMPATTSEIFGLKHFGTLFNAIATASPIGSYVLSVKVAGYLYDSEAEKQRHLKIVHIVGLAESSELTCHGSQCFRLTFLIMSAVSLLGCFIALALYQRTRKFYEREIFEKIHSQSCPTEK